In Triticum aestivum cultivar Chinese Spring chromosome 5B, IWGSC CS RefSeq v2.1, whole genome shotgun sequence, the following proteins share a genomic window:
- the LOC123110050 gene encoding beta-glucuronosyltransferase GlcAT14B: MKPIVVHAAAVDRRWLLPLAVGSALSLFLLVLLTTVPLPFFPSSSPSPALFVEHKLAPTPPASRAAGSLPRIAYVISGSARDAAALRRVLLALYHPRHLYVLHLDAEAPESDRRGLAAGLAAHPVIAAAGNVRVVERANLVTYRGPTMVASTLHAAAALLWGHSGAGGSDWDWFINLSASDYPLVTQDDLIHVFSKLPRDLNFIDHTSNIGWKEFQRAKPVIIDPGLYMKKKADVFWIPQRRSVPTAFKLFTGSAWMALSRSLVEYSIWGWDNLPRTVLMYYSNFISSPEGYFHTVVCNAEEFKNTTVNHDLHYISWDNPPKQHPHYLTMDDLDRMIASDAPFARKFHADEPVLDRIDAELLSRRAGPDAPTPGGWCAGTGDNGSDPCSVVGNTSFLQPGRGAVRLQRLVTSLLSEEKFHPRQCK, translated from the exons atgaAGCCCATCGTCGTCCACGCCGCTGCCGTGGACCGCCGGTGGCTGCTCCCTCTGGCCGTCGGCTCCGCGCTGTcgctcttcctcctcgtcctcctcaccACCGTCCCGCTCCccttcttcccctcctcctcgccctccccgGCGCTCTTCGTGGAGCACAAGCTCGCCCCAACCCCgccggcctcccgcgccgccggatCCCTCCCCCGCATCGCCTACGTCATCTCCGGATCCGCCAGGGACGCCGCCGCGCTCCGCCGCGTCCTCCTCGCGCTCTACCACCCCAGGCACCTCTACGTGCTGCACCTAGATGCCGAGGCGCCCGAGTCCGACCGCCGGGGCCTCGCCGCCGGCCTCGCGGCGCACCCCGTCATAGCCGCCGCCGGCAACGTCCGCGTCGTCGAGCGGGCCAACCTCGTCACCTACCGCGGGCCCACCATGGTCGCCAGCACCCTGCACGCCGCCGCGGCCCTCCTCTGGGGCCACTCCGGCGCCGGCGGGTCCGACTGGGACTGGTTCATCAACCTCTCCGCCTCCGACTACCCGCTCGTCACGCAGGACG ATCTGATCCATGTCTTCTCCAAGCTGCCGCGTGATCTCAACTTCATCGACCACACCAGCAACATCGGATGGAAGGA GTTTCAGAGGGCGAAGCCGGTCATCATCGACCCGGGGCTCTACATGAAGAAGAAGGCGGACGTGTTCTGGATACCACAGCGCCGGAGCGTGCCAACAGCCTTCAAGCTATTCACTG GTTCAGCGTGGATGGCGCTGTCCAGGTCGCTGGTCGAGTACAGCATATGGGGCTGGGACAACCTGCCCCGCACCGTCCTCATGTACTACTCCAACTTCATCTCCTCCCCGGAGGGCTACTTCCACACCGTGGTCTGCAACGCGGAGGAGTTCAAGAACACGACGGTGAACCACGACCTGCACTACATCTCGTGGGACAACCCCCCGAAGCAGCACCCGCACTACCTCACGATGGACGACCTGGACCGGATGATCGCCAGCGACGCGCCCTTCGCCCGCAAGTTCCACGCGGACGAGCCCGTGCTGGACCGGATCGACGCGGAGCTCCTGTCCCGCCGCGCCGGCCCGGACGCGCCCACCCCCGGAGGCTGGTGCGCGGGGACAGGGGACAACGGGAGCGACCCCTGCTCGGTCGTCGGGAACACCAGCTTCCTTCAGCCTGGCCGCGGGGCCGTGCGGCTCCAGCGGCTCGTCACGTCGCTCCTGTCGGAGGAGAAGTTCCACCCGCGGCAGTGCAAGTGA